Proteins from a single region of Streptomyces spinoverrucosus:
- a CDS encoding lipid-transfer protein has translation MTGDVAVLGAGMHPWGKWGRGFVEYGVAAARAALADAGLEWRQVGSIVGADTVRGGYPGYVAGATFAKALGWQGARVTSLYAACASGAQAISTARAQILSGLADVVLVVGADAAPKGFFRPAGGDRPDDPDWLRFRVLGATNPTYFGLYARRRMAVHGDTLEDFAQVKVKNAALGALNANARYRKPVTAQEVAASPVVADPLRLLDICATSDGGAALVLSSMEFARRHGVAEPVRVRAVSTVTPRYPNPVLDLPDIATDSAVAVKPAAETFRASIARTAYEEAGIGAEDLSLAEVYDLSTALELQWYEDLGLCGEGEGAKLLRDGETAPGGRIPVNMSGGLASFGEAVPAQAVAQVCEVTWQLRGQAGDRQVAGARVGITANQGLFGHGSAVIAVR, from the coding sequence ATGACAGGCGATGTGGCGGTGCTGGGGGCCGGTATGCATCCGTGGGGCAAATGGGGGCGGGGTTTCGTCGAGTACGGCGTCGCGGCTGCTCGCGCGGCGCTTGCCGACGCCGGACTGGAGTGGCGGCAGGTTGGCTCGATCGTCGGTGCGGACACGGTGCGCGGCGGCTACCCCGGGTATGTGGCCGGGGCGACCTTCGCCAAGGCGCTGGGCTGGCAGGGTGCACGGGTCACCAGCCTGTACGCGGCGTGCGCGTCAGGGGCGCAGGCCATCAGCACCGCGCGTGCACAGATCCTTTCGGGCCTCGCGGACGTGGTGCTCGTCGTGGGCGCGGATGCCGCGCCCAAGGGCTTCTTCCGGCCGGCGGGAGGTGACCGGCCGGACGATCCCGACTGGCTGCGGTTCAGGGTGCTCGGGGCAACCAATCCGACGTACTTCGGGCTGTACGCGCGGCGCAGGATGGCTGTCCATGGGGACACCCTGGAGGACTTCGCTCAGGTCAAGGTGAAGAACGCGGCGCTCGGCGCGCTGAACGCCAACGCGCGGTACCGCAAGCCGGTCACCGCTCAGGAGGTCGCCGCCTCGCCGGTGGTCGCCGATCCGCTGCGGCTGCTCGACATCTGCGCTACCTCGGACGGAGGGGCGGCCCTGGTGCTCTCCAGCATGGAGTTCGCCCGTCGGCACGGGGTGGCGGAGCCGGTGCGGGTCCGGGCGGTGTCCACGGTGACGCCGCGCTACCCCAATCCGGTGCTGGATCTGCCGGACATCGCGACGGACTCCGCGGTGGCGGTGAAGCCCGCGGCTGAGACGTTCCGGGCGTCGATCGCGCGGACGGCCTACGAGGAGGCGGGCATCGGGGCCGAGGACCTCTCCCTCGCGGAGGTGTACGACCTGTCCACGGCACTGGAGTTGCAGTGGTACGAGGATCTTGGGCTGTGCGGCGAGGGCGAGGGCGCCAAGCTGCTGCGGGACGGCGAGACGGCTCCGGGCGGGCGTATACCCGTGAACATGAGCGGCGGCCTGGCGTCCTTCGGGGAGGCGGTTCCGGCTCAGGCGGTCGCTCAGGTCTGCGAGGTGACATGGCAGTTGCGGGGGCAGGCCGGTGACCGGCAAGTCGCCGGGGCACGCGTGGGGATCACCGCCAACCAGGGGCTGTTCGGGCACGGGTCCGCGGTGATCGCGGTGCGGTGA
- a CDS encoding Zn-ribbon domain-containing OB-fold protein encodes MVMGWFAGDGDDFRLLGTRCSTCASVFFPREDVHCRHPGCAGGDLQEVALSRRGRIWSYTDSRYRPPSPYVTDSELPWEPYALIAVELESERMVVLGQAAPGVTVADLAVGMEVEVVPGVLHEDAETIWTTWHWRPTGVAV; translated from the coding sequence GTGGTCATGGGGTGGTTCGCCGGTGACGGGGATGACTTTCGACTCCTCGGCACCCGCTGCTCGACATGCGCCTCGGTCTTTTTCCCGCGCGAGGACGTCCACTGCCGCCATCCCGGGTGCGCCGGCGGTGATCTGCAGGAAGTGGCGCTGTCGCGGCGGGGGCGTATCTGGTCGTACACGGACAGCCGGTACCGGCCTCCGTCACCCTACGTGACCGATTCGGAACTTCCGTGGGAGCCGTACGCGTTGATCGCTGTGGAGCTGGAGTCCGAGCGGATGGTGGTGCTGGGACAGGCGGCTCCCGGGGTCACCGTCGCTGATCTGGCGGTGGGCATGGAGGTGGAGGTCGTGCCCGGCGTGCTGCACGAGGACGCGGAGACGATCTGGACGACGTGGCACTGGCGGCCGACGGGGGTGGCGGTATGA
- a CDS encoding M15 family metallopeptidase: protein MTRLSTAVRGLVTTLATLLALTAASTTAQAKTEPKAPKDFVALRTVDPTIIQEMRYFTPHNFVGERIDGYRQPLCILTRPAAEALHKAQKRLLRQGYTLKVYDCYRPQRAVDHFARWAEDLDDQAMKAEFYPNVDKTRLFVDGYIAAKSGHSRGSTMDLTIVRLPAKPTRPYVPGEPLVPCYAPQSERFPDNSLDMGTAFDCFDTLSHTLDPRIQGEQRVNRLLLKSTLEAVGFVNLAEEWWHYTYKPEPYPDTYFNFPVSSKSLTRQ from the coding sequence ATGACACGACTCTCGACCGCGGTACGGGGACTGGTCACCACACTCGCCACCCTGCTGGCCTTGACCGCCGCCTCCACCACCGCCCAGGCGAAGACCGAGCCGAAGGCGCCCAAGGACTTCGTGGCGCTGAGAACCGTGGACCCCACCATCATTCAGGAGATGCGGTACTTCACTCCGCACAACTTCGTCGGCGAGCGCATCGATGGCTACCGACAGCCCCTGTGCATCCTCACCCGCCCGGCCGCCGAAGCGCTCCACAAGGCACAGAAGCGGCTGTTGCGCCAGGGCTACACGCTCAAGGTGTACGACTGCTACCGGCCGCAGCGCGCCGTCGACCACTTCGCGCGCTGGGCCGAAGACCTCGACGATCAGGCCATGAAGGCCGAGTTCTACCCGAACGTCGACAAGACACGCCTGTTCGTGGACGGTTACATCGCGGCGAAATCCGGCCACAGCCGCGGCTCGACCATGGACCTGACCATCGTCAGGCTGCCGGCCAAGCCCACCAGGCCGTACGTCCCGGGAGAGCCCCTCGTGCCCTGCTACGCACCCCAAAGCGAGCGCTTCCCCGACAACTCCCTGGACATGGGCACCGCATTCGACTGCTTCGACACCCTCTCCCACACCCTCGACCCGCGCATCCAGGGCGAGCAGCGCGTCAACAGGTTGCTGCTCAAGAGCACGCTGGAAGCCGTTGGATTCGTGAACCTGGCCGAAGAATGGTGGCACTACACGTACAAGCCGGAGCCCTATCCCGACACCTACTTCAACTTCCCGGTGTCGTCGAAATCCCTCACAAGGCAGTAG
- a CDS encoding NUDIX domain-containing protein, which translates to MSETQHSTPNSAPDSHCSSCGSPYGEGVSGWPRTCPACGTVAYRNPLPVAVALQPVYDTKGTALVVITRTIAPARGGIALPGGYIGDREDWRQALVRELKEETGIEAASRDVRLVDAMSSPDGHLLLFGALPERPADRLPEPTATDETEGWHLLRRPDELAFPLHTLAVRAWFEGRYI; encoded by the coding sequence GTGTCCGAAACTCAGCACTCCACCCCCAACTCCGCACCGGACTCCCACTGTTCGAGCTGCGGATCGCCCTACGGAGAGGGCGTCTCCGGTTGGCCCCGCACCTGCCCGGCCTGCGGCACCGTCGCCTACCGCAATCCGCTGCCGGTCGCGGTCGCACTCCAGCCCGTGTACGACACCAAGGGCACCGCCCTGGTCGTCATCACCCGAACCATCGCCCCCGCGCGCGGGGGCATCGCACTGCCCGGCGGTTACATCGGCGACCGTGAGGACTGGCGGCAGGCACTCGTGCGCGAGCTCAAGGAGGAGACCGGCATCGAGGCGGCGAGCCGCGACGTGCGGCTCGTCGACGCGATGAGCTCTCCCGACGGCCATCTGCTGCTGTTCGGCGCTCTGCCGGAACGCCCCGCCGACCGCCTGCCCGAGCCCACCGCCACGGACGAGACGGAGGGCTGGCACCTCCTGCGCAGGCCCGACGAACTCGCCTTCCCGCTGCACACGCTCGCCGTGCGCGCCTGGTTCGAGGGCCGTTACATCTGA
- a CDS encoding acetoacetate--CoA ligase — protein MSIVNPQPLWQPDPERIAQAQITKFQAWAAERHGAPSDGGYAALHRWSVHELDTFWKAVTEWFDVRFSTPYARVLADRSMPGAQWFPGATLNYAEHALRAAATRPDEPALLCVDETHEPRPVTWSELRRQVGSLAAELRALGVRPGDRVSGYLPNIPQAVVALLATAAVGGVWTSCAPDFGARSVLDRFQQVEPVVLFTVDGYRYGGKEHDRRDTVAELRRELPTLRAVVHIPLLGTAAPEGALEWSALTSADTEPVFEQVPFDHPLWVLYSSGTTGLPKAIVQSQGGILVEHLKQLGLHCDLGPEDRFFWYTSTGWMMWNFLVSGLLTGTTIVLYDGSPGFPDTGAQWRVAERTGATLYGTSAAYVMACRKADIHPGRDYDLSSVQCVATTGSPLPPDGFRWLHDEVRDDLWIASVSGGTDVCSCFAGAVPTLPVYIGELQAPGLGTDLQSWDPSGKPLTDDVGELVVTNPMPSMPIHFWNDPDGSRYHDSYFDTYPGVWRHGDWITVTSRGSVIIHGRSDSTLNRQGVRMGSADIYEAVERLPEIRESLVIGIEQPDGGYWMPLFVHLAPGAVLDDALLNRIKQTIREQLSPRHIPDEIIEVPGIPHTLTGKRIEVPVKRLLQGTPLEKAVNPGSIDNLDLLHFYEDLARKRN, from the coding sequence ATGTCGATCGTGAACCCCCAGCCGCTCTGGCAGCCAGATCCGGAACGCATCGCCCAGGCGCAGATCACCAAATTCCAGGCGTGGGCGGCCGAGCGCCACGGCGCCCCGAGCGACGGCGGCTACGCCGCGCTGCACCGCTGGTCCGTCCACGAACTGGACACGTTCTGGAAAGCCGTCACGGAGTGGTTCGACGTACGGTTCAGCACGCCCTACGCGCGCGTGCTGGCCGACCGATCGATGCCCGGCGCACAGTGGTTCCCCGGAGCGACCCTCAACTACGCCGAACACGCCCTGCGAGCGGCCGCGACCCGACCGGACGAACCGGCCCTCCTGTGCGTCGACGAGACCCACGAACCACGCCCGGTCACCTGGTCCGAACTCCGCCGCCAGGTCGGCTCCCTCGCCGCCGAACTGCGCGCCCTCGGCGTACGCCCCGGAGACCGTGTCAGCGGCTACCTCCCCAACATCCCCCAGGCCGTCGTCGCCCTCCTCGCCACGGCCGCCGTGGGCGGCGTCTGGACCTCCTGCGCCCCGGACTTCGGCGCCCGCAGCGTCCTCGACCGCTTCCAGCAGGTCGAACCCGTCGTCCTGTTCACGGTCGACGGTTACCGCTACGGCGGCAAGGAGCACGACCGCCGCGACACCGTAGCCGAACTGCGCCGCGAGCTGCCCACCCTGCGCGCGGTCGTCCACATCCCGCTCCTCGGCACGGCGGCTCCCGAAGGCGCCCTGGAGTGGTCCGCCCTGACCAGCGCGGACACAGAACCCGTATTCGAGCAGGTGCCTTTCGACCACCCCCTGTGGGTGCTCTACTCCTCCGGCACGACCGGCCTGCCCAAGGCCATCGTCCAGTCCCAGGGCGGCATCCTCGTCGAACACCTCAAACAACTGGGCCTGCACTGTGACCTGGGTCCCGAGGACCGCTTCTTCTGGTACACCTCCACTGGCTGGATGATGTGGAACTTCCTCGTCTCCGGCCTCCTCACCGGCACCACGATCGTCCTCTACGACGGCAGCCCCGGCTTTCCCGACACCGGCGCCCAATGGCGGGTCGCCGAACGCACGGGAGCCACCCTCTACGGCACCTCCGCCGCGTACGTCATGGCCTGCCGCAAGGCGGACATCCACCCGGGCCGGGACTACGACCTCTCCAGCGTCCAGTGCGTCGCCACCACTGGCTCCCCCCTCCCGCCCGACGGCTTCCGCTGGCTCCACGACGAGGTCCGCGACGACCTGTGGATCGCCTCGGTCAGCGGCGGCACGGACGTGTGCTCCTGCTTCGCGGGTGCCGTACCGACCCTCCCCGTGTACATCGGCGAACTCCAGGCCCCAGGACTCGGCACCGACCTGCAGTCCTGGGACCCGAGCGGCAAACCCCTGACCGACGACGTCGGCGAACTCGTGGTCACCAACCCCATGCCGTCCATGCCGATCCACTTCTGGAACGACCCCGACGGCAGCCGCTACCACGACAGCTACTTCGACACCTACCCCGGCGTATGGCGTCACGGCGACTGGATCACCGTGACCTCCCGAGGTTCCGTGATCATCCACGGCCGTTCCGACTCCACACTCAACCGGCAGGGCGTGCGGATGGGATCGGCCGACATCTACGAAGCCGTGGAGCGCCTTCCGGAGATCAGGGAATCCCTCGTCATCGGCATCGAACAGCCCGACGGGGGCTACTGGATGCCCCTCTTCGTGCACCTCGCCCCCGGAGCCGTCCTCGACGACGCCCTCCTGAACCGCATCAAGCAGACCATCCGCGAACAGCTCTCACCGCGCCACATCCCCGACGAGATCATCGAAGTGCCCGGAATCCCGCACACCCTCACCGGAAAGCGCATCGAGGTCCCGGTCAAACGCCTGCTCCAGGGCACGCCACTGGAAAAGGCGGTCAACCCCGGCTCCATCGACAACCTCGACCTGCTCCACTTCTACGAGGACCTCGCCCGCAAACGAAACTGA
- the ptsP gene encoding phosphoenolpyruvate--protein phosphotransferase, whose amino-acid sequence METTLRGVGVSHGVAIGEVRHMGTAVLEPPAKQIPAEEAEREQGRARQAVEAVAADLIARGNLAGGEAQAVLEAQAMMAQDPELMADVERRIAVGSTAERAVYDAFAAYRDLLAGAGEYLAGRVADLDDVRNRIVARLLGVPMPGVPDSDEPYVLVARDLAPADTALLDPTLVLGFVTEEGGPTSHSAILARALGVPAVVALPGAGELAEGTMIAVDGSTGEIFVNPSDAKKAQLEAAAAERKAALAASTGPGATSDGHKVPLLANIGGPADVPAAVDAGAEGVGLFRTEFLFLDDNKKAPAEEKQVEAYRQVLEAFPEGRVVVRVLDAGADKPLDFLTPADEPNPALGVRGLRTLLDHPEVLRTQLSALAKAAEGLPVYLEVMAPMVADRLDAKAFADACREAGLQAKFGAMVEIPSAALRARSILQEVEFLSLGTNDLAQYTFAADRQVGAVSRLQDPWQPALLDLVALSAEAAKAEGKSCGVCGEAASDPLLACVLTGLGVTSLSMGAASIPYVRATLAKYTLAQCERAAAAARAADTAEEARSAAQAVLSGE is encoded by the coding sequence ATGGAGACAACGCTGCGAGGCGTCGGCGTGAGCCACGGAGTGGCGATCGGCGAGGTTCGGCACATGGGAACGGCGGTGCTCGAGCCGCCTGCCAAGCAGATCCCGGCCGAGGAGGCGGAGCGCGAACAGGGGCGCGCCCGCCAGGCTGTTGAAGCTGTGGCAGCCGACCTGATTGCGCGCGGCAATCTGGCGGGGGGCGAAGCCCAGGCGGTACTCGAGGCGCAGGCCATGATGGCCCAGGATCCCGAGCTGATGGCGGATGTGGAGCGGCGGATCGCCGTCGGCAGCACCGCCGAGCGCGCGGTCTACGACGCTTTCGCGGCGTACCGGGACCTGCTGGCCGGTGCCGGTGAGTACCTCGCCGGCCGCGTGGCGGACCTTGATGACGTGCGGAATCGTATCGTCGCACGCCTGCTCGGTGTGCCGATGCCGGGTGTGCCGGACAGTGACGAGCCATATGTCCTGGTCGCGCGGGATCTCGCGCCGGCGGACACGGCACTGCTGGATCCCACCCTGGTCCTCGGTTTCGTCACCGAGGAGGGCGGGCCGACAAGCCACAGCGCGATCCTGGCCCGGGCGCTCGGTGTACCGGCCGTGGTGGCACTGCCGGGTGCCGGTGAGTTGGCAGAGGGCACGATGATCGCGGTGGACGGCAGCACCGGCGAGATCTTCGTGAATCCCAGTGACGCGAAGAAGGCCCAGCTGGAAGCCGCGGCCGCCGAGCGCAAGGCGGCGCTGGCCGCGTCGACGGGGCCGGGGGCCACCTCCGACGGTCACAAGGTGCCGCTGCTCGCCAACATCGGCGGTCCCGCTGACGTGCCGGCCGCGGTCGACGCCGGCGCCGAGGGCGTCGGCCTGTTCCGGACCGAGTTCCTCTTCCTGGACGACAACAAGAAGGCTCCGGCCGAGGAGAAGCAGGTCGAGGCCTACCGGCAGGTGCTCGAGGCGTTCCCCGAAGGCCGTGTCGTCGTGCGGGTGCTGGACGCCGGTGCGGACAAGCCGCTCGACTTCCTGACGCCGGCCGACGAGCCGAACCCGGCCTTGGGCGTACGCGGTCTGCGGACGCTCCTGGACCACCCCGAGGTGCTGCGCACCCAGCTGAGCGCGCTGGCGAAGGCGGCCGAGGGTCTGCCGGTCTACCTCGAGGTGATGGCCCCGATGGTCGCGGACCGCCTTGACGCCAAGGCGTTCGCGGATGCGTGCCGGGAGGCTGGGCTGCAGGCGAAGTTCGGTGCGATGGTGGAGATCCCGTCGGCTGCGCTGCGGGCGCGTTCGATCCTGCAGGAGGTCGAGTTCCTGTCGCTGGGGACGAACGACCTGGCTCAGTACACGTTTGCCGCCGACCGTCAGGTGGGCGCGGTGTCCCGGCTTCAGGACCCGTGGCAGCCCGCGCTGCTCGACCTGGTCGCGCTGTCCGCCGAGGCGGCCAAGGCCGAGGGCAAGAGCTGTGGCGTCTGCGGTGAGGCCGCGTCCGATCCGCTGCTCGCGTGTGTGCTGACCGGGCTGGGTGTCACCTCCCTCTCCATGGGTGCGGCGTCGATTCCTTATGTCCGGGCGACGCTGGCGAAGTACACGCTTGCGCAGTGCGAGCGGGCCGCGGCGGCCGCGCGGGCGGCCGACACCGCCGAGGAGGCGCGCAGCGCGGCTCAGGCGGTGCTGTCCGGCGAGTAG
- a CDS encoding PTS sugar transporter subunit IIA codes for MTTVTSPIAGRAVGLAAVPDPVFSGAMVGPGTAIDPVREPAEAVAPVDGVIVSLHPHAFVVVDGDGHGVLTHLGIDTVQLNGEGFELLVNKGDTVTRGQGIVRWDPTAVEAAGKSPVCPIVALEATAEALSELREDGDVKAGDSLFIWK; via the coding sequence ATGACCACCGTGACGTCCCCGATCGCCGGACGCGCCGTCGGACTGGCCGCCGTGCCGGATCCGGTCTTCTCCGGGGCCATGGTCGGCCCGGGCACCGCCATCGACCCCGTGCGTGAGCCTGCTGAGGCCGTCGCCCCCGTGGACGGAGTCATCGTCTCCCTCCACCCGCACGCCTTCGTCGTCGTGGACGGGGACGGACACGGGGTGCTCACCCACCTCGGCATCGACACCGTGCAGCTCAATGGCGAGGGCTTCGAGCTGCTCGTGAACAAGGGCGACACCGTGACCCGCGGTCAGGGCATCGTGCGCTGGGACCCGACGGCTGTCGAGGCCGCCGGCAAGTCGCCGGTGTGCCCGATCGTGGCTCTGGAGGCCACGGCCGAGGCTCTCTCCGAACTCCGTGAGGACGGCGACGTCAAGGCAGGCGACAGCCTCTTCATCTGGAAGTGA